A single genomic interval of Streptomyces sp. BA2 harbors:
- a CDS encoding SDR family NAD(P)-dependent oxidoreductase has protein sequence MTSAAPRTRFAGRTALVTGGGSGLGRAMALAFAAEGANVVVAGRTEGPLKETVGLIEDAGGTAFAVTADVSRSADLAALVEATVERFGTLDVAVNNAGVLRAGQPLAELPEEDWRTMLDINVTGVLLALQAEVRQMRTQPGGGAIVNISSTLGPHISIPGTIGYGTTKAAVSALTKGAAAEYIGEGIRINAVSPGSSDTSMSLLQGESEAERAERMKSSTPLGRVSTTAEVAAAVLYLASDESASVVGADLVIDGGAAA, from the coding sequence GCGCACCCGCTTCGCAGGCCGCACCGCCCTCGTCACCGGCGGCGGCTCCGGCCTCGGCCGTGCCATGGCGCTCGCGTTCGCCGCCGAGGGCGCGAACGTCGTCGTCGCCGGGCGCACCGAAGGCCCGCTCAAGGAGACCGTGGGTCTCATCGAGGACGCGGGCGGCACCGCGTTCGCCGTCACCGCCGACGTGTCGCGCTCCGCCGACCTCGCGGCGCTCGTCGAGGCCACCGTCGAGCGGTTCGGCACCCTGGACGTGGCCGTCAACAACGCGGGCGTCCTGCGCGCCGGGCAGCCGCTCGCGGAGCTGCCCGAGGAGGACTGGCGGACGATGCTCGACATCAACGTCACCGGCGTACTGCTCGCGCTCCAGGCCGAGGTGAGGCAGATGCGTACGCAGCCGGGCGGCGGGGCGATCGTCAACATCTCCTCCACGCTGGGCCCCCACATCAGCATTCCGGGCACCATCGGCTACGGGACCACCAAGGCGGCGGTCTCCGCGCTGACCAAGGGCGCCGCCGCCGAGTACATCGGGGAGGGGATACGGATCAACGCCGTGAGCCCCGGTTCGTCCGACACCAGCATGTCGCTGCTCCAGGGCGAGAGCGAGGCCGAGCGCGCGGAGCGGATGAAGAGCTCGACGCCGCTCGGCCGCGTCTCGACGACCGCGGAGGTCGCGGCCGCCGTGCTCTACCTCGCCTCGGACGAATCGGCGTCGGTGGTCGGCGCGGATCTGGTGATCGACGGGGGTGCCGCAGCCTGA
- a CDS encoding oxidoreductase, with amino-acid sequence MTGWNASDIPDQSGRTVVVTGANSGIGYVTARELARRGARVVLACRSEERGTRALEQLLSEIPSADVEFRRLDLGDLGSVREFAESYDRDGEEGGGLDLLVNNAGVMALPYRQTVDGFETQFGVNHLGHFALTGLLLPRLLRTPGARIVTVSSAFHALSNIDIGDLNSERNYRRWIAYGRSKTANLLFVHELARRLAAAGSDVVAAAAHPGYAETNLQAAGPRMEGRKIAERVMWLGNRALAQPATAGALPSLYAATAPGVRPDSFTGPRILGWQGAPGKSWRAKWTLSDAAGERLWAASEGLTGVRYPALKG; translated from the coding sequence ATGACGGGCTGGAACGCGAGCGACATCCCCGACCAGAGCGGCAGGACCGTCGTGGTCACCGGCGCCAACAGCGGCATCGGATATGTCACCGCACGCGAACTCGCCCGTCGTGGCGCGCGCGTGGTGCTCGCCTGCCGCAGCGAGGAGCGGGGGACGCGGGCACTGGAGCAGCTGCTGTCCGAAATTCCCTCTGCCGATGTGGAGTTCAGGCGGCTCGACCTCGGCGACCTCGGTTCGGTGCGGGAGTTCGCGGAGTCGTACGACCGTGACGGCGAGGAGGGTGGCGGCCTCGACCTCCTCGTCAACAACGCGGGCGTGATGGCACTGCCCTACCGGCAGACGGTGGACGGCTTCGAGACGCAGTTCGGCGTCAACCACCTGGGCCACTTCGCGCTCACCGGGCTGCTGCTGCCCCGGCTCCTTCGGACGCCGGGGGCCAGGATCGTCACGGTGTCCAGCGCGTTCCACGCTCTGTCGAACATCGACATCGGTGACCTCAACAGCGAGCGGAACTACCGGCGTTGGATCGCCTACGGCCGCTCCAAGACGGCGAACCTCCTCTTCGTCCACGAGCTGGCGCGACGCCTCGCGGCCGCCGGCTCCGACGTCGTGGCCGCCGCGGCGCACCCCGGCTACGCGGAGACGAACCTCCAGGCCGCCGGGCCCAGGATGGAGGGCCGCAAGATCGCCGAGCGCGTGATGTGGCTCGGCAACCGCGCCCTGGCCCAGCCCGCGACGGCGGGCGCCCTGCCCTCGCTGTACGCGGCCACGGCGCCGGGAGTCCGCCCCGACTCGTTCACCGGACCCCGGATCCTGGGGTGGCAGGGGGCGCCGGGGAAGTCCTGGCGGGCGAAGTGGACTCTCAGCGACGCCGCGGGGGAACGGCTGTGGGCGGCTTCGGAGGGGCTGACGGGGGTGCGGTACCCGGCGTTGAAGGGGTGA
- a CDS encoding APC family permease: MTTVSESPAVKSPDPGDTASPGERHRLTAVQGLAALSLDAMASVAYGPEAIVLVLAAAGGHGLGFTLPVTLGIAALLAVLVASYRQVIAAFPDGGGSYAAAKTHLGRRAGLVAAASLVLDYVLNVAVAVTAGVAALTSAFPELYGHRVWICLAVLAVVTAVNLRGIVDSARVFIAPTALFVGAVLTMIAVGLFREGPVSTAAADGHASALADNATTVGALLLLKAFASGCSALTGVEAIANAVPSFRAPRVRRAQHAEVTLGALLGVMLIGLSVLISRFGLQPVEGVTALAQLADASLGHNWAFYVVQFATMVLLALSANTSFGGLPVLMSLLARDNYLPHVFALKADRQVHRHGVLALAAVSAGLLVFSGGDTNTLVPLFAIGVFVGFTLCQTGMVLHWRAAGKPSKALLNGFGAVLTGISAVVVTATKFTEGAWLIVLALPAIVLCFEAVHRAYRRIGDDLGLGRFPEPPHRDHSLVIVPVSNLSRLTCEALNAAVSLGDEVRAVTVTHPDPEDRRATEALRRDWELWNPGVDLVELNSLTRSVGRPVSAYVQRIYTYHPTTRVTVLIPEVEPAHVWQRLLQNQRGSVLAHAVRRDTDAVICRLRFRLAAGRGRS, translated from the coding sequence ATGACCACCGTCTCCGAGTCCCCGGCCGTCAAGTCCCCTGATCCCGGGGACACCGCGAGTCCCGGCGAGCGGCACCGGCTGACCGCCGTCCAGGGCCTCGCCGCGCTCTCCCTGGACGCGATGGCGTCGGTCGCCTACGGACCCGAGGCCATCGTCCTGGTCCTCGCGGCGGCCGGCGGCCACGGGCTCGGCTTCACGCTGCCCGTGACCCTGGGGATCGCCGCGCTGCTCGCCGTGCTCGTCGCCTCCTACCGTCAGGTGATCGCGGCCTTCCCCGACGGCGGCGGCAGTTACGCCGCCGCCAAGACCCACCTGGGCCGCCGCGCGGGCCTGGTCGCGGCGGCCTCGCTGGTCCTCGACTACGTCCTGAACGTCGCCGTCGCCGTCACCGCGGGCGTCGCCGCGCTCACCTCCGCCTTCCCGGAGCTGTACGGCCACCGGGTGTGGATATGCCTGGCCGTCCTCGCCGTCGTCACGGCCGTCAATCTGCGCGGCATCGTCGACTCGGCGCGCGTCTTCATCGCCCCGACCGCGCTATTCGTCGGCGCCGTCCTGACCATGATCGCGGTCGGCCTGTTCCGCGAGGGGCCGGTCAGCACGGCCGCCGCCGATGGCCACGCGTCGGCCCTCGCCGACAACGCCACCACCGTCGGCGCGCTGCTCCTCCTGAAGGCGTTCGCCTCGGGCTGCTCCGCCCTGACGGGAGTCGAGGCCATCGCCAACGCCGTACCGTCCTTCCGCGCCCCGCGCGTCAGGCGCGCCCAGCACGCGGAGGTCACGCTCGGCGCGCTGCTCGGCGTGATGCTGATCGGCCTGTCCGTGCTGATCTCCCGCTTCGGGCTCCAGCCCGTCGAGGGCGTCACGGCCCTCGCGCAGCTCGCGGACGCGTCACTCGGCCACAACTGGGCTTTCTACGTGGTGCAGTTCGCGACGATGGTCCTGCTCGCCCTCTCCGCCAACACGTCCTTCGGCGGTCTGCCCGTCCTGATGAGCCTGCTCGCCCGGGACAACTACCTCCCGCACGTCTTCGCGCTGAAGGCCGACCGCCAGGTCCACCGGCACGGTGTCCTCGCGCTTGCCGCCGTATCGGCCGGGCTGCTCGTCTTCTCCGGCGGCGACACCAACACGCTCGTGCCGCTCTTCGCGATCGGCGTCTTCGTCGGGTTCACGCTCTGCCAGACCGGGATGGTGCTCCACTGGCGCGCGGCGGGCAAACCGTCGAAGGCCCTGCTCAACGGCTTCGGCGCGGTGCTCACCGGCATCTCGGCGGTGGTCGTCACGGCCACCAAGTTCACCGAGGGCGCCTGGCTGATCGTGCTCGCCCTCCCGGCGATCGTGCTCTGCTTCGAGGCGGTGCACCGCGCCTACCGCAGGATCGGCGACGACCTGGGCCTCGGCCGCTTCCCGGAGCCCCCGCACCGCGACCACTCCCTGGTCATCGTGCCCGTGTCGAACCTGTCCCGCCTCACCTGCGAGGCCCTGAACGCCGCGGTGTCCCTCGGCGACGAGGTGCGCGCGGTCACGGTCACCCACCCCGACCCGGAGGACCGGCGCGCCACGGAGGCGCTGCGCCGCGACTGGGAGCTGTGGAACCCCGGCGTCGACCTGGTGGAGCTGAACTCCCTGACGCGTTCCGTCGGGCGTCCGGTGTCGGCGTACGTACAGCGGATCTACACGTACCACCCCACCACCCGCGTCACCGTCCTGATCCCCGAGGTGGAGCCGGCCCATGTCTGGCAGCGCCTGCTCCAGAACCAGCGCGGCTCGGTCCTCGCACACGCCGTCCGGCGCGACACGGACGCGGTCATCTGCCGCCTGCGGTTCCGCCTTGCGGCGGGGCGTGGCCGGTCCTAG